In one window of Nakamurella sp. PAMC28650 DNA:
- a CDS encoding IS1380 family transposase, translating into MQQPTGFYPPLTVDTTAKRVVSHAGAVLLVATAGRVGLDRELSAALAPWRKQWAVLDPGKILLDLAISVAIGGDCLADIAALRSEPAVFGRVASDPTVSRLINTLAATPQAALAAINRARSVVRDRVWRLAGKDAPDFEASRDRPLIIDLDATLITAHSDKEWAAPTYKKGFGFHPLGSWVDHGPDGTGEPLSMMLRTGRAGANTAADHIAVTKDALRQLPFARRGGRIGRIGQKVLIRADGGGGTHEFLGWLAGQGLSYSVGFGLSQDIVDKINQIPDQGWTPAYDGDGKVRDGAWVTEPTGMLTLKTWPPGMRVIVRAERPHPGAQLRFTDVDGNRLTAFVTNTTGGQLADLELRHRHRARCEDRIRGAKDTGLRNLPLTGFAQNQIWVAVVQLATELTAWLQMLALTGTGARRWEPKRLRLQLFSVAGIIARRSRRTYLRLSGHAPHRHLFTTGLTRLHTLPQAT; encoded by the coding sequence ATGCAGCAGCCTACCGGCTTCTACCCGCCGTTGACAGTGGACACGACCGCGAAGCGGGTGGTGTCCCACGCCGGTGCGGTGCTGCTGGTCGCCACGGCCGGCAGGGTCGGTTTGGACCGGGAGTTGTCGGCGGCGTTGGCGCCGTGGCGCAAGCAGTGGGCAGTGCTGGACCCGGGGAAGATCCTGCTGGACCTGGCGATCAGCGTCGCCATCGGCGGGGACTGCCTGGCCGACATCGCGGCGCTGCGCAGCGAACCCGCGGTGTTCGGGCGGGTCGCGTCCGACCCCACGGTGTCCCGGCTGATCAACACGTTGGCCGCCACCCCGCAGGCGGCGTTGGCGGCGATCAACCGCGCCAGAAGCGTTGTCCGCGATCGGGTGTGGAGACTGGCCGGGAAGGATGCCCCCGACTTCGAGGCGTCGCGGGACCGGCCGTTGATCATCGACCTGGACGCCACGTTGATCACCGCCCACTCGGACAAAGAGTGGGCGGCGCCGACCTACAAGAAAGGCTTCGGGTTCCATCCGTTGGGGTCGTGGGTCGATCACGGCCCGGACGGCACCGGCGAGCCGCTGTCGATGATGCTCCGCACCGGTCGGGCCGGCGCCAACACCGCCGCCGATCACATCGCGGTCACCAAAGACGCGTTGCGGCAGTTACCGTTCGCCCGCCGCGGCGGTCGGATCGGCCGGATCGGCCAGAAGGTGTTGATCCGCGCCGACGGTGGCGGCGGCACCCACGAATTCCTGGGATGGCTGGCCGGACAGGGACTGTCGTACTCGGTGGGGTTCGGGTTGTCGCAGGACATCGTGGACAAGATCAACCAGATCCCCGACCAGGGCTGGACCCCGGCCTACGACGGCGACGGGAAGGTCCGCGACGGGGCGTGGGTCACCGAACCGACCGGGATGCTGACGTTGAAGACGTGGCCGCCGGGAATGCGGGTCATCGTGCGGGCCGAACGTCCGCATCCCGGGGCGCAGTTGCGGTTCACCGACGTCGACGGGAACCGGTTGACCGCGTTTGTCACCAACACCACCGGTGGGCAACTCGCAGATCTGGAGTTGCGGCACCGGCACCGGGCCCGCTGCGAGGACCGGATCCGCGGCGCCAAGGACACCGGATTGCGGAACCTGCCGCTCACCGGGTTCGCGCAGAACCAGATCTGGGTCGCCGTCGTCCAGTTGGCCACCGAGCTGACCGCCTGGTTGCAGATGCTGGCCTTGACGGGTACCGGAGCGCGCCGTTGGGAACCGAAACGACTGAGGCTTCAACTGTTCTCCGTCGCCGGGATCATCGCCCGCCGATCCCGACGCACCTACCTTCGGCTGTCCGGGCACGCCCCGCACCGGCACCTGTTCACCACCGGCCTGACCCGACTGCACACCCTCCCGCAGGCCACTTGA
- a CDS encoding ISL3 family transposase → MRGVTIWRKLLGVEQLQVCDVAWEEADDRQVLVVSVRATKGARSRCSRCRRRRPGYDQGGGTRRWRSLDWGSTMVFLQAAAPRVNCRTHGVVVAAVPWARPGARATRAFEDQCAWLAAHTASSVVAQLMRTSWRHVSAIIEHVVADGLAGRDVLAGLQRIGIDEISHRKGQRYLTCVVDQDSGRLVWAAPGRNSDTLGRFFDELGPERAAALTHVSADGAQWIHDTVTARAPQAVLGLDPFHIVGWATRELDKVRRQTWNTLRGRSSSAQASSVKGSRWALLKNPADLSPEQRGSLASIAQTNRHLYRAYLLKEQLRAVFQVKGQAGRELLAGWIAWARRSQLPGFIALAATLKRFQQLIWNTLIHHMSNAQSEATNTHLRALTRRSYGFHSPEALIAMAMLTRGGLCPPLPGR, encoded by the coding sequence GTGCGCGGTGTAACGATATGGCGAAAGCTGCTCGGTGTCGAGCAACTGCAGGTGTGCGATGTGGCGTGGGAGGAGGCCGACGACCGGCAGGTGCTGGTCGTTTCGGTGCGTGCGACGAAGGGCGCCCGGAGTAGGTGCAGTCGATGCCGGCGTAGACGGCCGGGCTATGACCAGGGCGGCGGAACCCGGCGGTGGCGGTCGCTGGACTGGGGGTCGACGATGGTATTCCTGCAGGCTGCGGCTCCGCGGGTGAACTGCCGGACGCACGGGGTGGTCGTCGCGGCGGTGCCGTGGGCCCGACCCGGCGCGCGGGCAACCCGAGCGTTTGAGGACCAGTGCGCGTGGTTGGCGGCGCACACCGCTTCGTCGGTGGTGGCGCAGTTGATGCGGACGTCGTGGCGGCACGTGAGCGCAATCATCGAGCACGTCGTCGCCGACGGTTTGGCCGGCCGGGACGTGCTCGCGGGGCTGCAGCGGATCGGCATCGATGAAATCTCCCACCGCAAAGGCCAGCGGTATCTGACGTGCGTGGTCGATCAAGACTCCGGCAGATTGGTGTGGGCCGCACCGGGCCGCAACAGCGACACCCTGGGTCGGTTCTTCGACGAGCTCGGCCCAGAACGGGCGGCGGCGTTGACGCACGTCTCGGCCGACGGGGCGCAGTGGATCCACGACACCGTGACGGCCCGCGCGCCGCAGGCGGTGCTGGGATTGGATCCGTTTCATATCGTGGGGTGGGCCACCCGGGAGTTGGACAAGGTCCGTCGTCAGACGTGGAACACGCTGCGGGGTAGGAGTAGCTCTGCGCAGGCGTCGTCGGTGAAGGGCAGCCGCTGGGCATTGCTGAAAAACCCGGCGGACCTGTCCCCGGAGCAACGCGGGTCCCTCGCTTCGATCGCCCAGACCAACCGGCATCTGTATCGGGCGTATCTGCTGAAGGAGCAACTGCGCGCGGTGTTCCAGGTCAAGGGCCAGGCCGGCCGTGAACTGCTGGCCGGCTGGATCGCCTGGGCCCGCCGCTCCCAACTCCCCGGCTTCATCGCCCTGGCCGCAACGTTGAAGCGGTTCCAGCAGCTGATTTGGAACACCCTGATCCACCACATGAGCAACGCCCAATCCGAGGCCACCAACACTCACCTACGGGCCTTGACCCGCAGGTCGTACGGCTTTCACAGCCCAGAAGCGTTGATAGCCATGGCAATGCTCACCCGCGGCGGGTTATGCCCGCCGCTTCCCGGACGCTAA
- a CDS encoding ROK family protein, with protein sequence MKELLSEGVIIEAGRGQSTGGKPPTLFRLNTGVLYSVGVSLDSARVVIALCGLNGKLIERVDLPGHGSEPPPDVMTRVAKSIQQLLARRGLTRDSVVGVGVASTGRRRGSLGWGAYEEMKDVWEAFDIAAELRSRCGLVVIVENDANCVALGAFWAGGNDAPRDFVTVYMSTGIGAGIVIAGAIFRGASDNAGEIGHIVVEPAGLECWCGSRGCLETVGPPKGIVLQVRADPELFALFDGGEARDEAAVYARVLKGLADGVPQAEALIDLSARRVATALLGVVNALDLDLIQLTGPGFAPAGERYRAELQTAVDRAAFSRRVHPVAVQLGRTGPDVAAMGAASVVFHSSLTPHHLSNRM encoded by the coding sequence GTGAAGGAGCTCCTGTCCGAAGGGGTCATCATCGAGGCCGGCAGAGGCCAGTCCACCGGTGGCAAGCCCCCGACGCTGTTCAGGCTGAACACCGGAGTGTTGTATTCGGTCGGTGTTTCCCTGGACAGTGCGCGGGTTGTCATTGCATTGTGCGGGTTGAACGGGAAGCTGATCGAACGGGTCGACCTGCCAGGCCATGGGTCCGAGCCGCCACCCGACGTGATGACGCGGGTGGCCAAATCCATCCAGCAACTCTTGGCCCGTCGCGGGCTGACACGGGACTCCGTGGTGGGGGTAGGGGTTGCCTCCACCGGCCGTCGGCGGGGCTCGCTGGGCTGGGGGGCCTACGAGGAGATGAAGGACGTCTGGGAAGCCTTCGACATTGCTGCCGAACTCCGATCCCGTTGCGGACTGGTGGTCATCGTGGAGAACGACGCAAACTGCGTGGCGCTGGGCGCATTCTGGGCCGGCGGAAACGACGCGCCGCGAGATTTCGTGACCGTCTACATGTCCACCGGCATCGGGGCCGGGATCGTGATCGCCGGGGCGATCTTCCGCGGCGCCTCTGACAACGCCGGCGAGATCGGGCACATCGTCGTCGAGCCCGCTGGGCTCGAATGTTGGTGCGGGTCCAGGGGTTGCCTGGAAACGGTGGGGCCCCCGAAGGGAATCGTGCTGCAGGTCCGCGCCGACCCGGAATTGTTCGCCCTGTTCGATGGCGGTGAGGCCCGCGACGAGGCGGCCGTGTACGCCCGAGTGCTCAAAGGTCTCGCCGACGGCGTTCCGCAGGCCGAGGCGCTCATCGATCTGTCCGCGCGACGAGTGGCTACGGCCCTCCTCGGGGTGGTCAACGCGCTGGATCTGGACCTGATCCAGCTCACTGGGCCCGGTTTTGCCCCGGCCGGCGAGCGGTACCGGGCGGAGCTCCAGACTGCGGTGGACCGGGCGGCGTTCTCTCGACGGGTCCACCCGGTTGCTGTGCAATTGGGTCGGACGGGGCCCGACGTCGCCGCCATGGGGGCAGCTTCAGTGGTGTTCCACAGCAGCCTCACACCTCATCATCTGTCGAATCGGATGTGA
- a CDS encoding ABC transporter substrate-binding protein, with the protein MPNADYSGVLRPALASSVGPDVFTVAAAGATGPVSVFAPYAQDLAPAISKLLGSDWKSKIYPTAVTDFTVNGKLAGSPWAKQGAGNVWINKDLFDKYGLSVPTTLAEWVKVCATFRSKGLGCFKEGIGGSGFDVDTLHSIADSVQPGLWAAAASGQKKWTDPGLVTAWTIFKKMSDEGILDAGGVGVQQYPDVNNAFLTGKVPMIQMGFWYSQYATDNSLTAALAGAGVPASTPKITIVPASFPDVAGKGNPSTIFADPDAAQAVNSKSKVLNAATTFALWLGGTKQGQQVVTDNVDEIASLNGVQANWASIKVVNPTVQIPALKNLASKVSAATEIRDANLPAVKFQAIIDADQGVLGGQESPAAAAAAVQQVFDANPTVK; encoded by the coding sequence GTGCCCAATGCCGACTACAGCGGTGTGCTGCGGCCCGCGCTGGCCTCCTCCGTCGGGCCGGATGTGTTCACCGTGGCAGCCGCCGGTGCGACCGGCCCTGTGTCGGTTTTCGCGCCCTACGCCCAGGATCTCGCTCCGGCCATTTCCAAACTCCTGGGCAGTGACTGGAAATCGAAGATCTACCCGACAGCGGTGACCGACTTCACCGTCAACGGGAAGCTCGCCGGGTCCCCGTGGGCCAAGCAGGGCGCGGGGAACGTCTGGATCAACAAGGACCTGTTCGACAAGTACGGGCTGTCGGTGCCGACGACGCTGGCCGAATGGGTGAAGGTCTGTGCGACCTTTCGGTCGAAGGGCCTCGGTTGTTTCAAGGAGGGCATCGGCGGTAGCGGGTTCGATGTCGACACGTTGCATTCGATAGCGGACAGTGTTCAGCCGGGATTGTGGGCCGCGGCCGCCTCGGGTCAGAAGAAGTGGACCGATCCCGGTCTGGTGACGGCGTGGACGATCTTCAAGAAGATGTCCGACGAGGGCATCCTGGACGCAGGCGGAGTCGGCGTGCAGCAGTATCCGGACGTGAACAACGCCTTCCTCACCGGTAAGGTCCCCATGATTCAAATGGGTTTCTGGTACTCGCAGTACGCGACGGACAACAGCCTGACGGCGGCGTTGGCCGGTGCGGGTGTGCCGGCCAGCACGCCGAAGATCACCATCGTACCGGCGTCATTTCCTGACGTGGCGGGTAAGGGCAATCCCAGCACGATCTTCGCCGATCCTGATGCGGCGCAGGCGGTCAACAGCAAGTCCAAGGTCCTGAACGCTGCGACCACCTTCGCGTTGTGGCTGGGCGGGACCAAGCAGGGCCAGCAGGTCGTGACCGACAACGTCGACGAGATCGCCTCCTTGAACGGTGTCCAGGCCAACTGGGCCTCGATCAAGGTGGTGAATCCCACCGTGCAGATCCCGGCCTTGAAAAATCTGGCGAGCAAGGTGTCGGCCGCCACCGAAATCCGCGACGCGAACCTGCCCGCGGTGAAATTCCAGGCCATCATCGACGCCGACCAGGGCGTCCTGGGCGGCCAGGAAAGTCCGGCGGCAGCTGCGGCAGCGGTACAGCAGGTGTTCGACGCCAACCCCACCGTGAAATGA
- a CDS encoding multicopper oxidase family protein, whose translation MSAPAHPDEDASASATADAGPSTRLIVPVDWRSVAVGEESPDRPELGRRTFLRLGAVGVAGVAITAGRAWVEPYLAQQGLLSPDGVFAAASTALDDLIYLEAFPTSPLILTPFNDALVIPKALAPQPSSAYTSWAQLPGPGIGQQNSMGNERHQIWPGQIGYPDPVVYQIKHQVATHAFTTSTVLPIDPKGRPTLSFDASGKSVAAGTPRSLPLSTIYGFNGTFPGPMINAEYGRPALVRFENHLDENPLNLDRQDFGAPDWSALIHLHNGHTAPESDGNPHYSMNYGPKYPGYLPKTFCDNLYLNWPAGGDDREKQSFFWFHDHRMDHTGSNVYKGLVGLYPIYDPKVYPGLPGGFDMGDERQGLRLPGVRTDNADGSFDVAYDIPLVFFDCRLDDGVTIHKDIHDTMGEFPAAKNPATHPEWWGKTFFKHFPNHGFVGDIFTVNGTAYPVLEVKRRKYRFRFLDASVSRIYEWQLMSSTQGPKSSASLGYQGDEMEGQYRIPDGQQCMQFTQIASDGGLLPFPIKRDSFELWPAKRREVIIDFTRYQDGTPTVKGDVIYLTDVMKMPNGRMWANSSRFAPDPSYKVPVLKFIIGDTAPDDSQIPTTMRPIPTLPSNWQTLLDNRLIFEVERGSAGGEIEWLINGSPFNPAVDATSLKNKAGLTPLAQQKKNSFNLWEIRNGGGGWVHPFHLHMEEHRTVMRNNKDVTRGDPSHPDDVSREDLVALDPGESVIVYRGFRDFVGPYVAHCHNLAHEDHAMMFGWEITP comes from the coding sequence ATGTCAGCACCGGCCCACCCGGATGAAGACGCCTCGGCCTCGGCCACTGCCGACGCTGGTCCGTCGACCCGGTTGATCGTTCCCGTCGACTGGCGATCGGTGGCGGTCGGGGAGGAGTCACCGGACCGGCCCGAGCTGGGCCGTCGGACATTTCTCAGACTCGGGGCGGTCGGCGTGGCCGGTGTCGCCATCACCGCCGGCCGGGCCTGGGTCGAACCGTATCTGGCGCAGCAGGGCCTGCTGTCGCCCGATGGGGTATTCGCTGCCGCCTCGACGGCCCTGGACGACTTGATCTACCTCGAGGCGTTCCCGACCAGTCCGCTGATCCTCACTCCGTTCAACGACGCCCTGGTGATCCCGAAAGCTCTGGCCCCGCAGCCTTCTTCGGCCTACACGAGCTGGGCTCAACTGCCGGGACCCGGTATCGGCCAGCAGAACTCGATGGGGAACGAACGCCACCAGATCTGGCCCGGCCAGATCGGGTATCCGGACCCGGTGGTCTACCAGATCAAGCATCAGGTTGCGACGCACGCTTTCACGACGTCCACGGTGCTGCCCATCGACCCGAAGGGCCGACCGACCCTGTCGTTCGACGCCTCGGGCAAGAGCGTGGCCGCCGGCACCCCGCGGTCCTTGCCCCTGAGCACGATCTACGGTTTCAACGGGACCTTTCCCGGGCCGATGATCAATGCCGAATACGGTCGACCGGCTCTGGTCCGGTTCGAGAACCACCTGGACGAGAATCCGCTGAACCTGGACCGCCAGGATTTCGGTGCCCCCGATTGGTCGGCGCTGATCCACCTGCACAACGGACACACCGCGCCGGAGAGCGACGGGAATCCGCACTACTCGATGAACTACGGACCGAAGTACCCCGGCTACCTCCCGAAGACCTTCTGCGACAACCTCTACCTCAACTGGCCGGCCGGGGGCGACGACCGGGAGAAGCAGAGCTTCTTCTGGTTCCACGACCACCGGATGGATCACACGGGCTCGAACGTCTACAAGGGGTTGGTGGGGCTCTATCCGATCTACGACCCGAAGGTCTATCCGGGCCTGCCGGGTGGTTTCGACATGGGAGACGAGCGCCAGGGCCTGCGGCTGCCGGGGGTCCGAACCGACAACGCCGACGGATCGTTCGACGTCGCCTACGACATCCCACTGGTCTTCTTCGACTGCCGGTTGGACGACGGGGTGACGATCCACAAGGACATCCACGACACCATGGGTGAATTCCCGGCCGCGAAGAATCCGGCCACCCATCCCGAATGGTGGGGCAAGACGTTCTTCAAGCATTTCCCCAATCATGGTTTCGTCGGGGACATCTTCACCGTCAACGGCACGGCCTACCCCGTTCTGGAGGTCAAGCGCCGCAAGTATCGGTTCCGATTCCTGGACGCCTCGGTCTCCAGGATCTACGAATGGCAGTTGATGAGTTCCACGCAGGGCCCGAAATCCTCGGCGTCCCTCGGCTACCAGGGCGACGAGATGGAGGGCCAGTACCGGATTCCGGATGGCCAGCAGTGCATGCAGTTCACCCAGATCGCCTCCGACGGTGGCCTGTTGCCGTTTCCCATCAAACGCGACTCCTTCGAGCTGTGGCCGGCCAAACGTCGCGAGGTCATCATCGATTTCACCCGCTATCAGGACGGCACGCCGACCGTCAAGGGTGACGTCATCTACCTGACCGACGTGATGAAGATGCCCAACGGGCGGATGTGGGCCAATTCGTCCCGCTTCGCCCCCGATCCGAGCTACAAGGTCCCGGTGCTGAAATTCATCATCGGTGACACCGCACCCGACGACAGCCAGATCCCCACCACCATGCGGCCGATCCCGACGCTTCCGAGCAACTGGCAGACCCTGCTGGACAACCGACTGATCTTCGAGGTCGAACGGGGCAGCGCCGGCGGTGAGATCGAGTGGCTCATCAACGGCTCGCCGTTCAACCCGGCGGTGGATGCCACGAGCCTGAAGAACAAGGCCGGCCTGACCCCACTGGCCCAGCAGAAGAAGAACAGCTTCAACCTGTGGGAGATCCGTAACGGTGGCGGCGGATGGGTGCACCCGTTCCACCTCCACATGGAGGAGCACCGCACCGTCATGCGCAACAACAAGGACGTCACCCGCGGAGACCCGTCGCACCCCGACGACGTCTCCCGCGAGGACCTGGTGGCGCTGGATCCCGGTGAGTCGGTGATCGTCTATCGGGGGTTCCGGGACTTCGTGGGGCCGTACGTGGCGCACTGTCACAACCTCGCCCACGAAGATCACGCCATGATGTTCGGCTGGGAGATCACGCCGTGA
- a CDS encoding ISL3 family transposase, translated as MRGVTIWRKLLGVEQLQVCDVAWEEADDRQVLVVSVRATKGARSRCSRCRRRRPGYDQGGGTRRWRSLDWGSTMVFLQAAAPRVNCRTHGVVVAAVPWARPGARATRAFEDQCAWLAAHTASSVVAQLMRTSWRHVSAIIEHVVADGLAGRDVLAGLQRIGIDEISHRKGQRYLTCVVDQDSGRLVWAAPGRNSDTLGRFFDQLGPERAAALTHVSADGAQWIHDTVTARAPQAVLGLDPFHIVGWATQELDKVRRQTWNTLRGNSSSAQASSVKGSRWALLKNPADLSPEQRGSVASIAQTNRHLYRAYLLKEQLRAVFQVKGQAGRELLAGWIAWARRSQLPGFIALAATLKRFQQLIWNTLIHHMSNAQSEATNTHLRALTRRSYGFHSPEALIAMAMLTRGGLCPPLPGR; from the coding sequence GTGCGCGGTGTAACGATATGGCGAAAGCTGCTCGGTGTCGAGCAACTGCAGGTGTGCGATGTGGCGTGGGAGGAGGCCGACGACCGGCAGGTGCTGGTCGTTTCGGTGCGTGCGACGAAGGGCGCCCGGAGTAGGTGCAGTCGATGCCGGCGTAGACGGCCGGGCTATGACCAGGGCGGCGGAACCCGGCGGTGGCGGTCGCTGGACTGGGGGTCGACGATGGTATTCCTGCAGGCTGCGGCTCCGCGGGTGAACTGCCGGACGCACGGGGTGGTCGTCGCGGCGGTGCCGTGGGCCCGACCCGGCGCGCGGGCAACCCGAGCGTTTGAAGACCAGTGCGCGTGGTTGGCGGCGCACACCGCTTCGTCGGTGGTGGCGCAGTTGATGCGGACGTCGTGGCGGCACGTGAGCGCAATCATCGAGCACGTCGTCGCCGACGGTTTGGCCGGCCGGGACGTGCTCGCGGGGCTGCAGCGGATCGGCATCGATGAAATCTCCCACCGCAAAGGCCAGCGGTATCTGACGTGCGTGGTCGATCAAGACTCCGGCAGATTGGTGTGGGCCGCACCGGGCCGCAACAGCGACACCCTGGGTCGGTTCTTCGACCAACTCGGCCCAGAACGGGCGGCGGCGTTGACGCACGTCTCGGCCGACGGGGCGCAGTGGATCCACGACACCGTGACGGCCCGCGCGCCGCAGGCGGTGCTGGGATTGGATCCGTTTCATATCGTGGGGTGGGCCACCCAGGAGTTGGACAAGGTCCGTCGTCAGACGTGGAACACGCTGCGGGGTAACAGTAGCTCTGCGCAGGCGTCGTCGGTGAAGGGCAGCCGCTGGGCATTGCTGAAAAACCCGGCGGACCTGTCCCCGGAGCAACGCGGGTCGGTCGCTTCGATCGCCCAGACCAACCGGCATCTGTATCGGGCGTATCTGCTGAAGGAGCAACTGCGCGCGGTGTTCCAGGTCAAGGGCCAGGCCGGCCGTGAACTGCTGGCCGGCTGGATCGCCTGGGCCCGCCGCTCCCAACTCCCCGGCTTCATCGCCCTGGCCGCAACGTTGAAGCGGTTCCAGCAGCTGATTTGGAACACCCTGATCCACCACATGAGCAACGCCCAATCCGAGGCCACCAACACCCACCTACGGGCCTTGACCCGCAGGTCGTACGGCTTTCACAGCCCAGAAGCGTTGATAGCCATGGCAATGCTCACCCGCGGCGGGTTATGCCCGCCGCTTCCCGGACGCTAA
- a CDS encoding response regulator transcription factor, translating into MIADLADPHQELASTRPQNVTVLVVDDHRSFADLLSWALKSVPGMACIGTAGSAEEGVSLADALQPDIVVMDIEMPRVDGIAATRRVRLVAPNAVIAVVTAHCTGEWLLKAAQAGASAFIAKDGSMKDMIDMLRQARRGHMLVADSAFDGPAPTPAKAIDPRAPAITPREQEVLQFMGQGLHAADIASVLGISVHTCRGYVKALLKKLGANTQLEAVIKAQHLGIIVHL; encoded by the coding sequence ATGATCGCCGACCTGGCCGACCCGCATCAGGAACTCGCGTCCACCCGACCGCAGAACGTGACGGTGCTGGTGGTCGACGACCATCGCAGTTTTGCGGACCTGCTGTCCTGGGCGCTGAAGTCGGTACCGGGCATGGCGTGCATCGGAACGGCCGGCTCGGCCGAGGAGGGTGTCTCACTCGCGGACGCTCTCCAGCCGGACATCGTGGTGATGGACATCGAGATGCCGCGTGTCGACGGCATCGCCGCCACCCGCCGCGTTCGACTCGTCGCCCCGAACGCCGTGATCGCCGTCGTCACCGCTCATTGCACGGGTGAGTGGCTGTTGAAAGCAGCCCAGGCCGGGGCATCGGCCTTCATCGCCAAGGACGGATCGATGAAGGACATGATCGACATGCTCCGGCAGGCCCGGCGCGGCCACATGCTGGTCGCCGATTCTGCCTTCGACGGGCCCGCGCCCACTCCGGCAAAGGCCATCGACCCCCGCGCACCCGCGATCACGCCGCGCGAACAGGAGGTCCTGCAATTCATGGGCCAGGGATTGCATGCTGCCGACATCGCGTCGGTCCTGGGCATCAGCGTCCACACCTGCCGCGGATACGTGAAGGCGCTGCTGAAGAAATTGGGCGCGAACACGCAATTGGAGGCGGTCATCAAAGCGCAGCATCTCGGCATCATCGTCCACCTGTGA
- a CDS encoding sensor histidine kinase codes for MNLEFWRGGSRRPVSVRRQLGIFCGVAAVALILVSVAAVTASRSLARSQALKDAERTTTRLADLVISPLLPGALTGSGPLRDELDRAIINRLADGYLTQITIWDETGQVRYDNDPAQIGRRLPLPAEARSAITGDVVSSDFTDHPEVNIGPVPGRSEFVEIYVPLRLPHQHSMAFEAYYDYARVNELAHEVLMELIPVVLVPLVLLQLIHIPMAASLASRVRRNEAERVRLLELSLSGSERERLRIAADLHDGPIQELAGTGYAFQMWAASLPQPPEPIVDQLQAAVNRSIGSLRRLMIDLYPPDLDASQLPRTISDLAESLRTKGIGVTFTVAALPELDAETVTALYRIAREALANVVEHACASQVSINLGSRGTEGRQRTPAVYLRIADDGIGLHEGFLDRRAEGHLGLRLLVDRVSHLGGSLSIAPGPTAGVVVTAVLPNGNRSTARPVDARAHKLGVHVPPGQGYRARRGSDHC; via the coding sequence GTGAACCTCGAATTCTGGCGTGGTGGCAGCCGGCGTCCCGTGTCCGTCCGGCGCCAGCTCGGGATCTTCTGCGGCGTGGCGGCCGTTGCGCTGATCCTGGTCTCGGTCGCCGCTGTCACCGCGAGCAGATCGCTCGCCCGCAGCCAGGCGCTCAAGGACGCCGAACGGACCACCACCCGTCTGGCCGACCTGGTGATCTCACCGCTGCTGCCCGGCGCTCTGACGGGGTCCGGTCCGCTGCGCGACGAGCTGGACCGCGCGATCATCAACCGACTCGCGGACGGATACCTGACGCAGATCACCATCTGGGACGAGACCGGACAGGTGCGCTACGACAACGACCCGGCCCAGATCGGGCGCCGACTTCCGCTACCGGCCGAGGCCCGGTCGGCCATCACCGGGGACGTCGTCTCGTCGGACTTCACCGATCATCCCGAGGTGAACATCGGGCCCGTCCCGGGACGGTCGGAATTCGTCGAGATCTATGTCCCGCTGCGACTCCCCCATCAGCATTCGATGGCCTTCGAGGCCTATTACGACTACGCCAGGGTCAACGAGCTCGCCCACGAGGTGCTGATGGAACTGATACCCGTCGTGCTCGTTCCGCTGGTCCTGCTGCAGCTGATCCACATTCCGATGGCGGCCTCCCTGGCCTCACGAGTGCGACGAAACGAAGCCGAACGCGTCCGACTGCTGGAATTGAGCTTGTCCGGCTCCGAGCGGGAACGTCTGAGGATCGCCGCAGATCTGCACGACGGACCGATCCAGGAGCTGGCCGGTACCGGTTATGCATTCCAGATGTGGGCGGCTTCCCTGCCGCAACCGCCCGAGCCCATCGTGGATCAACTGCAGGCGGCGGTCAATCGGTCGATCGGATCCCTGCGGCGTCTGATGATCGACCTCTACCCGCCGGATCTGGACGCAAGCCAGCTGCCGAGGACCATCTCCGATCTCGCCGAATCGTTGCGCACGAAAGGAATTGGAGTCACCTTCACCGTCGCGGCCCTGCCCGAACTGGATGCCGAGACCGTGACGGCCCTCTACCGCATCGCCCGGGAGGCGCTCGCCAATGTCGTCGAGCATGCGTGTGCGAGCCAGGTCAGCATCAACCTGGGATCACGGGGAACCGAGGGTCGCCAACGAACCCCGGCCGTCTACCTTCGCATCGCGGACGATGGAATCGGCCTCCACGAAGGATTTCTGGATCGGCGGGCCGAGGGCCACCTCGGCCTCCGACTGCTGGTGGACCGAGTTTCGCACCTGGGTGGTTCGCTCAGCATCGCACCGGGTCCCACTGCCGGGGTGGTGGTGACAGCGGTGCTCCCGAACGGCAATCGGTCGACTGCGCGACCCGTGGACGCCCGTGCCCACAAATTGGGGGTGCACGTACCCCCCGGGCAGGGCTACCGGGCGCGACGTGGATCGGACCACTGTTGA